One stretch of Amycolatopsis tolypomycina DNA includes these proteins:
- a CDS encoding vWA domain-containing protein — MTTAADPVAGYAGFAAALREAGVACDARRVQAYLAAVAEIDVAEPAQLYWAGRLTLCSSPDDLPYYEEAFSQWFSIETTTPRRARTAAPQQARIAPLGEAEGGDADGGAGHDQLKVAASAQEVLRHRDLAELTTAEREHLRELLATLKPALPQRAAARRTPARRGRLDPSRTLRAMLAGGGEPLKLVHARRGRRPRRVVLLIDVSGSMSPYADALLRFAHVLTRSAPPSVEVFTLGTRLTRVSRQLRQRDPERAMLAAGSAVPDFAGGTRLGETLQAFLDRWGRRGVARRAVVTVFSDGWERGDTGLLGEQLARLRRLAHAVFWVNPHAGRAGYAPVQSGIVAALPHIDRLLAGHTLATLERLLREISDA; from the coding sequence ATGACCACCGCCGCCGATCCCGTCGCCGGGTACGCCGGGTTCGCCGCCGCGCTGCGCGAAGCCGGTGTGGCCTGCGATGCGCGGCGCGTGCAGGCCTATCTCGCCGCCGTCGCGGAGATCGACGTCGCCGAGCCCGCGCAGCTCTACTGGGCCGGGCGGCTGACCCTCTGTTCCAGCCCCGACGACCTTCCGTATTACGAAGAGGCCTTCAGCCAGTGGTTTTCGATCGAGACCACCACCCCGCGGCGCGCAAGAACCGCCGCGCCCCAGCAGGCGAGGATCGCCCCGCTGGGCGAGGCCGAAGGCGGGGACGCCGACGGCGGGGCGGGCCACGACCAGCTGAAAGTCGCGGCCAGCGCGCAGGAAGTGCTGCGGCACCGGGATCTCGCCGAACTGACCACTGCCGAGCGTGAACACCTCCGCGAGCTGCTGGCCACGCTGAAACCCGCGCTCCCGCAGCGTGCGGCCGCCCGGCGGACGCCGGCGCGGCGCGGGCGGCTCGACCCGTCGCGCACGCTGCGCGCGATGCTGGCCGGCGGCGGCGAACCCCTGAAGCTCGTGCACGCCCGGCGCGGCCGCCGTCCGCGGCGGGTGGTGCTGCTCATCGACGTCTCCGGCTCGATGAGCCCGTACGCCGACGCCCTGCTGCGGTTCGCCCACGTCCTGACGCGGTCCGCGCCGCCGTCCGTCGAGGTGTTCACCCTCGGCACGCGGCTCACCCGCGTTTCGCGCCAGCTGCGGCAGCGCGACCCGGAACGCGCGATGCTCGCCGCGGGCTCGGCCGTGCCGGACTTCGCCGGCGGGACCCGGCTCGGCGAGACGCTCCAGGCGTTCCTCGACCGCTGGGGCCGGCGCGGTGTCGCGCGCCGCGCCGTCGTCACCGTGTTCTCCGACGGCTGGGAACGCGGCGACACCGGCCTGCTCGGCGAGCAGCTCGCGCGGCTGCGGCGGCTCGCGCACGCCGTGTTCTGGGTCAATCCGCACGCCGGTCGTGCGGGGTACGCTCCGGTCCAGTCGGGCATCGTGGCCGCGCTGCCCCACATCGACCGGCTCCTGGCCGGGCACACCCTGGCCACCTTGGAACGACTGCTCCGGGAGATTTCCGATGCGTGA
- a CDS encoding IclR family transcriptional regulator domain-containing protein, producing MDVTRPGLDVRLDSEPAHRGAHHVQSLERGLAVIKAFHAGAAELTLSDVARATGLTRAAARRFLLTLTDLGYVRTDGKYFSLTARVLELGYAYLSSMTLPEVAQPHLEHLSARVHESSSVSVLEGTEIVYVARVAVSRIMTVSINVGTRFPAHATSMGHVLLAGLAEAELAAYFVQASLDRLTERTVTAPQSLRAELAKVAGQGWAMVDQELEEGLRSVAAPIRDRTGRVVAAVNLSTHASRTTAESVREDLVPPLLETARAIEADMAIAAPNRARV from the coding sequence ATGGACGTGACGAGGCCCGGGTTGGACGTCCGGCTGGACAGCGAGCCGGCGCACCGTGGTGCCCACCACGTGCAGTCGCTGGAGCGCGGGCTGGCCGTCATCAAGGCGTTCCACGCGGGCGCGGCCGAGCTGACGCTGAGCGACGTCGCCCGCGCCACGGGCCTCACCCGCGCGGCGGCGCGGAGGTTCCTCCTGACGCTGACCGACCTCGGCTACGTCCGCACGGACGGCAAGTACTTCTCGCTGACGGCCCGGGTGCTGGAGCTGGGGTACGCGTACCTGTCGAGCATGACGCTGCCGGAAGTGGCACAGCCGCACCTGGAGCACCTGTCCGCGCGCGTGCACGAGTCGAGCTCGGTGTCGGTGCTGGAAGGCACCGAGATCGTGTACGTGGCGCGGGTGGCGGTCTCGCGCATCATGACGGTGAGCATCAACGTGGGCACCCGCTTCCCGGCGCACGCGACGTCGATGGGCCACGTCCTGCTCGCCGGGCTCGCCGAGGCCGAGCTGGCGGCGTACTTCGTCCAGGCGAGCCTCGACCGCCTGACCGAACGCACGGTGACGGCCCCGCAGAGCCTGCGCGCCGAGCTGGCCAAGGTGGCCGGCCAGGGCTGGGCCATGGTCGACCAGGAGCTGGAGGAAGGCCTCCGCTCGGTGGCCGCCCCGATCCGCGACCGCACGGGCCGCGTGGTGGCAGCGGTCAACCTGTCGACGCACGCCAGCCGCACCACGGCCGAGTCGGTGCGGGAGGACCTCGTGCCCCCGTTGCTGGAGACGGCCCGGGCCATCGAGGCGGACATGGCCATCGCCGCCCCGAACCGCGCCCGTGTCTGA
- a CDS encoding xanthine dehydrogenase family protein molybdopterin-binding subunit yields MTATIEPEVGKSRRRKEDERLITGRTRWTDNITLPGMLHLAVLRSPYAHAKIVSIDTSAAKSAPGVIAVYTAADLDPDAAIGMPCAWPITPDMKAPRRPVLAAGTVNFAGEGVAVVVARSSAEAHDALEEIDVEYDELPVILDMEAALADGAPLVHEDLGTNTNAVWKFDSAEAGTGGNVEDAISSSEVVLKRRFRQQRLVPAFMEPRACVVDPTGAQITVWSATQVPHILRVMSALTLGIPEHKLRVIAPDVGGGFGGKIGVLPEEMMALLIAQKLGKPVKWNETRSETMLAAHHGRDQIQDITISATRDGRITGLKAELLANLGAYNGLVGPGVPILGAFMFNAIYKIPAYHFACTNVYTTTTLTDAYRGAGRPEATFAIERIMDELAVELGMDPLELREKNWIKHEEFPFTTVCGLTYDSGNYEAATEKAKQLFDYDGLRAEQDKRRKAGDKVQLGIGISTFTEMCGLAPSRVLGSLAYGAGGWEYASIRMLPTGKVEVTTGASAHGQGHETAWSQIVADQLGVPFEDVEILHGDTQSSHKGLDTYGSRSLVVGGIAVVKAAEKVIAKAKPIAAHLLECAEDDLEFTGGKFTVKGTDTSTTMGDVALATFFAHNLPDGIEPSLDSDATFDPENFSFPHGTHLCAAEVDTETGRIKLRSYVCVDDVGVAVNPLIVEGQVHGGLAQGIAQALFEGTEHDESGTLTTGTFADYLLPSAADLPSFTTDRTETPSTTNPLGAKGVGEAGTIASTPAVVNAVIDAVRPFGVNDIEMPLTPMRVWHAIQHGTTDAGGPGRDEAGGGLGSIDATGGAQ; encoded by the coding sequence ATGACCGCCACGATCGAACCGGAGGTCGGGAAGTCCCGCCGCCGCAAGGAGGACGAGCGGCTGATCACCGGCCGCACCCGCTGGACCGACAACATCACGTTGCCCGGCATGCTGCACCTGGCCGTCCTGCGCAGCCCGTACGCGCACGCGAAGATCGTCTCGATCGACACGTCGGCGGCGAAGAGCGCTCCCGGCGTCATCGCCGTCTACACCGCGGCGGACCTCGACCCGGACGCCGCGATCGGCATGCCCTGCGCGTGGCCGATCACGCCGGACATGAAGGCGCCGCGCCGCCCGGTGCTCGCCGCCGGCACGGTCAACTTCGCCGGTGAAGGCGTCGCGGTCGTCGTCGCCCGGTCGTCGGCCGAAGCGCACGACGCGCTCGAGGAGATCGACGTCGAGTACGACGAGCTGCCGGTGATCCTCGACATGGAAGCCGCGCTCGCCGACGGCGCCCCGCTGGTCCACGAGGACCTCGGCACCAACACGAACGCCGTCTGGAAGTTCGACTCCGCCGAGGCGGGCACCGGCGGCAACGTCGAGGACGCGATCAGCTCGTCCGAGGTCGTGCTCAAGCGCCGCTTCCGCCAGCAGCGCCTGGTCCCGGCGTTCATGGAGCCGCGCGCCTGCGTCGTCGATCCGACCGGCGCGCAGATCACCGTGTGGTCGGCCACGCAGGTGCCGCACATCCTGCGCGTGATGTCGGCGCTGACGCTCGGCATCCCCGAGCACAAGCTGCGCGTGATCGCCCCGGACGTCGGCGGCGGCTTCGGCGGCAAGATCGGCGTCCTGCCGGAAGAGATGATGGCGCTGCTGATCGCGCAGAAGCTCGGCAAGCCGGTCAAGTGGAACGAGACGCGGTCGGAAACCATGCTCGCCGCCCACCACGGCCGCGACCAGATCCAGGACATCACGATCTCGGCCACCCGCGACGGCCGGATCACCGGGCTCAAGGCCGAGCTGCTCGCCAACCTCGGTGCGTACAACGGCCTGGTCGGCCCGGGCGTGCCGATCCTCGGCGCGTTCATGTTCAACGCGATCTACAAGATCCCGGCGTACCACTTCGCGTGCACCAACGTGTACACGACAACGACGCTGACCGACGCCTACCGCGGCGCCGGCCGTCCGGAAGCGACGTTCGCGATCGAGCGGATCATGGACGAGCTCGCCGTCGAGCTCGGCATGGACCCCCTGGAACTGCGCGAGAAGAACTGGATCAAGCACGAGGAGTTCCCGTTCACCACGGTGTGCGGGCTGACCTACGACTCGGGCAACTACGAGGCCGCGACCGAGAAGGCCAAGCAGCTCTTCGACTACGACGGCCTGCGCGCCGAGCAGGACAAGCGCCGCAAGGCGGGCGACAAGGTCCAGCTCGGCATCGGCATCTCGACGTTCACCGAGATGTGCGGGCTCGCGCCGTCGCGGGTGCTCGGCTCGCTGGCCTACGGCGCCGGCGGCTGGGAGTACGCGTCGATCCGGATGCTCCCGACCGGCAAGGTCGAGGTCACCACGGGCGCGTCCGCGCACGGCCAGGGCCACGAGACGGCGTGGAGCCAGATCGTCGCCGACCAGCTGGGCGTGCCGTTCGAGGACGTCGAGATCCTGCACGGCGACACGCAGTCCTCGCACAAGGGCCTGGACACCTACGGCTCGCGGTCGCTGGTCGTCGGCGGGATCGCCGTCGTCAAGGCCGCGGAGAAGGTGATCGCGAAGGCCAAGCCGATCGCGGCGCACCTGCTCGAATGCGCCGAGGACGACCTCGAGTTCACCGGCGGCAAGTTCACGGTGAAGGGCACCGACACGTCCACCACGATGGGTGACGTCGCGCTCGCGACGTTCTTCGCGCACAACCTGCCCGACGGGATCGAGCCGTCGCTCGACTCGGACGCCACCTTCGACCCGGAGAACTTCTCGTTCCCGCACGGCACGCACCTGTGCGCCGCCGAGGTGGACACCGAGACGGGCCGGATCAAGCTGCGTTCGTACGTCTGCGTCGACGACGTCGGCGTCGCGGTGAACCCGCTGATCGTCGAGGGCCAGGTGCACGGCGGGCTCGCGCAGGGCATCGCGCAGGCGCTGTTCGAGGGCACGGAACACGACGAGAGCGGCACGCTCACCACGGGCACGTTCGCCGACTACCTGCTGCCGTCGGCGGCCGACCTGCCGTCGTTCACCACCGACCGCACGGAAACCCCGTCGACGACCAACCCGCTGGGCGCCAAGGGCGTCGGCGAGGCAGGCACGATCGCGTCCACCCCGGCCGTGGTCAACGCGGTGATCGACGCGGTGCGCCCCTTCGGCGTGAACGACATCGAGATGCCGTTGACGCCGATGCGGGTGTGGCACGCCATCCAGCACGGCACCACCGACGCGGGCGGCCCCGGCCGCGACGAAGCCGGCGGTGGACTCGGTTCGATCGACGCCACCGGAGGTGCGCAGTGA
- the pcaC gene encoding 4-carboxymuconolactone decarboxylase codes for MTDRHEQGMKVRREVLGDEHVDRAVAGTTEFSRPFQDYITEGAWGSVWAREGLDRRTRSCVTLAALTALHAHNELAMHVRAAVRNGLTAAEISEVLLHTAVYAGAPAANAAFAIAQRTLAELGEPSAVPRDAG; via the coding sequence GTGACGGACCGCCACGAGCAGGGCATGAAGGTGCGGCGCGAGGTGCTCGGTGACGAGCACGTCGACCGCGCGGTCGCGGGCACCACGGAGTTCAGCCGCCCGTTCCAGGACTACATCACCGAGGGCGCGTGGGGATCGGTGTGGGCCCGCGAAGGCCTGGACCGCCGCACGCGCAGCTGCGTCACGCTGGCGGCGCTCACCGCGCTGCACGCGCACAACGAGCTGGCGATGCACGTCCGGGCGGCGGTCCGCAACGGCCTGACGGCGGCGGAGATCAGCGAGGTCCTGCTGCACACGGCGGTCTACGCGGGAGCACCGGCGGCGAACGCGGCGTTCGCCATCGCCCAGCGCACCCTGGCCGAGCTCGGCGAGCCGAGCGCCGTGCCGAGGGACGCCGGATAA
- a CDS encoding AAA family ATPase: MTDSPEELAAALDATGYLADDGLATAGFLALRMGRPLFCEGEPGTGKTSLALALAAALDRPLVRLQCHEGIDAAQALYEWDFPRQLLHLRALEAAGNGPIDVEAAERSLYTERFLLARPLLQALIDAPCVLLVDEIDRADDEFEAFLLQLLDEHAVTIPEYGEVRAAQPPLVVLTSNRTREVHDALKRRCLYHWLEHPDLAREIKILHRRIPQIGEVLARQIAEAVHRLREMDLLKPPGVAESLDWARALLALQRDELDAATAARTLGAVLKYSEDLDRVRAKLDALFA, encoded by the coding sequence GTGACGGACTCGCCCGAAGAACTCGCCGCCGCGCTCGACGCGACCGGTTACCTCGCCGATGACGGGCTCGCGACCGCCGGCTTCCTCGCCCTGCGGATGGGCCGCCCGCTGTTCTGCGAAGGCGAGCCCGGCACCGGCAAGACGTCGCTCGCGCTCGCGCTGGCCGCCGCGCTGGACCGGCCGCTCGTCCGCCTCCAGTGCCACGAAGGCATCGATGCCGCCCAGGCCCTCTACGAGTGGGACTTCCCGCGCCAGCTCCTGCACCTGCGCGCCCTCGAGGCGGCCGGGAACGGGCCGATCGACGTCGAGGCCGCGGAACGCTCCCTCTACACCGAGCGGTTCCTGCTGGCCCGGCCGCTGCTGCAGGCCCTGATCGACGCCCCGTGCGTCCTGCTCGTCGACGAGATCGACCGCGCCGACGACGAGTTCGAAGCCTTCCTGCTGCAGCTGCTCGACGAGCACGCCGTGACCATCCCCGAGTACGGCGAAGTCCGCGCCGCGCAGCCGCCGCTGGTGGTTCTCACCTCGAACCGCACCCGCGAGGTGCACGACGCGCTCAAACGCCGTTGCCTCTACCACTGGCTCGAACACCCGGACCTGGCGCGCGAGATCAAGATCCTCCACCGCCGGATTCCGCAAATCGGCGAAGTGCTGGCCCGGCAGATCGCCGAAGCCGTGCACCGGCTGCGCGAAATGGACCTGCTGAAACCACCGGGAGTGGCGGAGTCGCTCGACTGGGCCAGGGCGCTTTTGGCCCTGCAGCGCGACGAACTGGACGCGGCGACCGCGGCCCGGACCCTCGGCGCGGTCCTGAAATACAGCGAAGACCTCGACCGCGTCCGAGCCAAACTCGACGCCCTCTTCGCCTGA
- a CDS encoding nucleotidyltransferase family protein — translation MTVPPVAGLLLAAGAGRRFGGPKALVQVDDEPLVLRALRTLTAAGVGPVHVVVGAAADEVRALLPESAHAVVAEDWATGMGASLRAGLAALGALEGAEHVAALVHLVDLPWVGSGIVARVAALATPETVARAAYDGVPGHPVLLGRRWWGDVAKSSRGDRGARDWLAGRDDLTLVECGDLGSGRDVDRPGDLAGPA, via the coding sequence ATGACCGTTCCGCCGGTGGCCGGCCTCCTCCTCGCCGCGGGTGCCGGCCGGCGCTTCGGCGGTCCGAAAGCCCTCGTCCAGGTCGACGATGAACCGCTCGTCCTCCGCGCCCTGCGCACGCTGACCGCCGCCGGGGTCGGCCCCGTGCATGTCGTCGTCGGGGCTGCGGCCGACGAGGTCCGTGCCCTGCTGCCCGAATCCGCCCACGCCGTCGTGGCCGAAGACTGGGCCACCGGCATGGGTGCCTCCCTGCGCGCCGGCCTCGCCGCCCTCGGCGCCCTCGAGGGGGCCGAGCACGTCGCGGCGCTCGTCCACCTCGTCGACCTGCCCTGGGTCGGGTCCGGCATCGTCGCCCGCGTCGCCGCCCTCGCCACCCCCGAAACCGTCGCCCGCGCGGCCTACGACGGCGTGCCCGGCCACCCCGTGCTGCTCGGCCGCCGGTGGTGGGGCGACGTCGCGAAAAGCAGCCGCGGCGACCGCGGTGCCCGCGACTGGCTCGCCGGCCGCGACGATCTGACGCTGGTCGAATGCGGTGATCTCGGCAGCGGCCGGGACGTCGATCGCCCCGGTGATCTGGCGGGGCCCGCCTGA
- a CDS encoding FAD binding domain-containing protein, translating to MIPAPFDYVRPSTVDEAVQALAAAGEDAKVLAGGQSLLPVLRMRLAAPTTLIDLGRIPELRGVREEGDSLVIGAMTTHYDVQRDALVASHAALLKEATDTVADPQIRHRGTLGGAIAHADPAGDLLAPVLALDASLVVAGPSGRRTVPAADFFRDLFTTALAPDELLVEVRIPQHTGWRAHYEKFNRVAQAWSMVAVAVTVRTEAGVIEEARVALTNMGSTPVRAAGVEAALVGVQASADAIAAAASHAAEGTNPPVDGNADVEYRRHLAKVLTGRAIAAAAGA from the coding sequence GTGATCCCGGCTCCCTTCGACTACGTCCGCCCGTCCACAGTGGACGAGGCGGTCCAGGCACTGGCGGCGGCGGGCGAGGACGCCAAGGTGCTGGCCGGCGGCCAGAGCCTGCTGCCGGTGCTGCGGATGCGCCTCGCGGCGCCGACGACGCTGATCGACCTCGGCCGGATCCCGGAGCTGCGCGGCGTCCGCGAAGAGGGCGACTCCCTCGTGATCGGCGCGATGACCACGCACTACGACGTCCAGCGGGACGCGTTGGTGGCTTCGCACGCGGCGCTGCTCAAAGAGGCGACGGACACGGTGGCCGACCCCCAGATCCGCCACCGCGGGACGTTGGGTGGCGCGATCGCCCACGCCGACCCGGCCGGCGACCTGCTGGCACCGGTGCTCGCGCTGGACGCGTCGCTGGTGGTCGCCGGGCCGTCGGGGCGCCGGACGGTCCCGGCCGCGGACTTCTTCCGCGACCTGTTCACCACCGCGTTGGCGCCGGACGAGCTGCTGGTCGAGGTCCGCATCCCCCAGCACACGGGGTGGCGGGCGCACTACGAGAAGTTCAACCGCGTCGCCCAGGCGTGGTCGATGGTCGCGGTCGCGGTGACGGTGCGTACGGAAGCGGGGGTCATCGAGGAAGCCCGGGTGGCGCTGACGAACATGGGCTCGACCCCGGTCCGCGCCGCCGGAGTGGAGGCGGCCCTGGTCGGCGTCCAGGCCTCGGCGGACGCGATCGCCGCGGCGGCATCGCACGCCGCGGAGGGCACGAATCCGCCGGTCGACGGCAACGCCGACGTCGAATACCGCCGTCACCTCGCCAAGGTGCTGACGGGCCGCGCAATAGCGGCGGCGGCCGGGGCCTGA
- a CDS encoding XdhC family protein has protein sequence MRDVLDDVFRRWSAGETVGLGTVVATFSSAPRAPGAAMVVAPDGTVAGSVSGGCVEGAVYELAQEVVAERKPVLQRYGVTDDDAFAVGLTCGGIIDIYVEHVDRESMPELGEVVESVRGGEPVAVVTIIEHEREGLVGEHMIVWPDRTAGSLGSSRMDDAVADDARGLLASGRTGTLHYGPDGQRRGEGMAVFVNSFEPPPRLLVFGAIDFAAAMARMGAYLGYQVTVCDARPVFATTSRFPDAHDVVVDWPHRYLKAEAEAGRIDRRTAIAVLTHDPKFDVPLLEVALRLDVGYVGAMGSRKTHDDRFARLREAGITEAELDRLSSPIGLDLGARTPEETAVSIAAEIIALRWGGGGKRLAELSGRIHG, from the coding sequence ATGCGTGACGTACTGGACGACGTGTTCCGCCGCTGGTCCGCGGGGGAGACCGTCGGGCTCGGCACCGTGGTCGCCACCTTCTCCTCGGCCCCGCGCGCGCCCGGCGCCGCGATGGTCGTGGCGCCGGACGGGACCGTGGCCGGCAGCGTGTCCGGCGGCTGCGTCGAAGGCGCGGTCTACGAACTCGCGCAGGAGGTCGTCGCCGAGCGCAAGCCGGTGCTGCAGCGCTACGGCGTCACCGACGACGACGCCTTCGCGGTCGGCCTGACCTGCGGCGGGATCATCGACATCTACGTCGAGCATGTCGACCGCGAGTCGATGCCGGAGCTCGGCGAGGTCGTCGAGTCGGTGCGCGGCGGGGAGCCGGTCGCGGTCGTCACGATCATCGAGCACGAACGCGAAGGCCTGGTCGGCGAGCACATGATCGTCTGGCCGGACCGCACCGCCGGCTCCCTCGGCTCGTCGCGGATGGACGACGCGGTGGCCGACGACGCGCGCGGCCTGCTGGCCAGCGGCCGCACCGGCACCCTGCACTACGGCCCGGACGGGCAGCGCCGCGGCGAGGGGATGGCGGTGTTCGTCAACTCCTTCGAGCCGCCGCCCCGGCTGCTGGTCTTCGGCGCGATCGACTTCGCCGCCGCGATGGCGCGCATGGGCGCCTACCTCGGCTACCAGGTCACGGTGTGCGACGCGCGTCCCGTGTTCGCCACGACCAGCCGCTTCCCGGACGCGCACGACGTCGTCGTCGACTGGCCGCACCGCTACCTGAAGGCCGAGGCCGAGGCGGGGCGCATCGACCGGCGCACCGCGATCGCGGTGCTCACCCACGACCCGAAGTTCGACGTCCCCCTGCTGGAGGTCGCGCTGCGCCTGGACGTCGGCTACGTCGGCGCGATGGGGTCCCGCAAGACCCACGACGACCGCTTCGCCCGCCTGCGCGAAGCCGGGATCACCGAGGCGGAGCTGGACAGGCTGTCGTCGCCGATCGGCCTCGACCTCGGCGCGCGCACGCCGGAGGAGACGGCGGTGTCGATCGCGGCGGAGATCATCGCGCTGCGGTGGGGTGGCGGCGGCAAGCGCCTTGCCGAGCTCTCGGGACGCATTCACGGGTGA
- a CDS encoding SRPBCC family protein, which yields MRLDHEFTVPAPIGEVWQAVVDPERVAPCMPGATLTKVEGDRFSGTVKVKLGPISLLYKGNGEFLEKDEAARKVTIKASGKDSRGAGTAAATVTLTLTETDGATHGKVATDLAITGKPAQFGRGLISEVGGKILDTFAGCLSGKLAPAEGAAPAASTPAASVASTPAASTPAASASAAAAASAATAPAESAAAAASAAPAAEPAAKPAPDQAAQPTEPTATSEPPAKPQPTVKPAPTTADINTDPKPKQADRPALHSVPAPPETEAIDLLDYAGKSVLKRLAPVIAVIAAVAGVVAIVRALRK from the coding sequence GTGCGGCTCGACCACGAATTCACCGTCCCGGCACCGATCGGCGAGGTCTGGCAGGCGGTCGTCGACCCCGAGCGCGTCGCCCCGTGCATGCCGGGCGCGACGCTGACCAAGGTCGAAGGAGACAGGTTCAGCGGCACGGTGAAGGTCAAGCTGGGGCCGATTTCGTTGCTGTACAAGGGAAATGGTGAGTTCCTCGAGAAGGACGAAGCCGCCCGCAAGGTGACGATCAAGGCATCGGGCAAGGACTCCCGCGGAGCAGGCACGGCGGCGGCAACGGTGACATTGACGTTGACGGAGACCGACGGCGCAACCCACGGAAAGGTGGCAACCGACCTCGCGATCACGGGCAAGCCGGCCCAGTTCGGCCGCGGGTTGATCAGCGAGGTGGGCGGCAAGATCCTCGACACGTTCGCGGGCTGCCTCTCGGGCAAGCTGGCCCCGGCCGAGGGCGCGGCACCGGCTGCGTCGACACCGGCCGCTTCGGTTGCTTCGACACCGGCTGCTTCGACACCGGCTGCCTCGGCTTCGGCCGCTGCGGCTGCTTCGGCGGCGACCGCCCCGGCCGAGTCCGCGGCGGCTGCGGCCTCCGCGGCGCCGGCAGCCGAACCCGCGGCCAAGCCGGCCCCGGACCAGGCAGCACAGCCGACCGAGCCGACGGCAACATCCGAGCCGCCGGCCAAGCCCCAGCCGACGGTGAAGCCGGCCCCGACGACAGCGGACATCAACACGGACCCGAAGCCCAAGCAGGCGGACCGCCCGGCATTGCACAGCGTCCCGGCACCCCCGGAGACAGAGGCGATCGACCTCCTCGACTACGCGGGCAAGTCGGTCCTCAAGCGGCTGGCCCCGGTGATCGCGGTGATCGCGGCGGTCGCCGGCGTGGTGGCGATCGTGCGGGCCTTGCGCAAGTGA
- a CDS encoding (2Fe-2S)-binding protein, translating into MRITVTVDGTKYTDEVEPRTLLVHHLREKLGKVGTVVGCDTSNCGACTVHLDGHSVKSCSVLAVQADGCEVTTVEGLARDGKLHPVQQAFHDNHALQCGFCTPGMIMQSIDLLADNPDPDEQAVREGLEGNLCRCTGYQNIVRAVRDAAKHMSPGAGPEAERIAENKHVGVGGD; encoded by the coding sequence ATGCGCATCACCGTCACCGTCGACGGGACGAAGTACACCGACGAAGTCGAACCCCGCACCCTCCTCGTGCACCACCTACGGGAAAAACTCGGGAAGGTCGGCACCGTCGTCGGCTGCGACACCAGCAACTGCGGCGCCTGCACCGTCCACCTCGACGGGCACAGCGTGAAGTCCTGCTCCGTGCTGGCCGTGCAGGCCGACGGCTGCGAGGTCACCACCGTCGAAGGCCTCGCCCGCGACGGCAAGCTGCACCCGGTCCAGCAGGCGTTCCACGACAACCACGCCCTGCAGTGCGGGTTCTGCACCCCCGGCATGATCATGCAGTCGATCGACCTGCTGGCCGACAACCCGGACCCGGACGAGCAGGCCGTCCGCGAAGGCCTCGAGGGCAACCTCTGCCGCTGCACCGGCTACCAGAACATCGTCCGCGCGGTCCGCGACGCCGCCAAGCACATGAGCCCCGGCGCCGGCCCCGAAGCCGAGCGGATCGCCGAGAACAAGCACGTCGGCGTGGGTGGTGACTGA